AATATATTGTCTATCTTCATGTTTGGTTGCAAAGGCGGTTATGTTAGTTCTTAAGTTATCAGTCCAATCTTTTTTCAAACCAATTTCGAAAGAGTCAACGATTTCTGGATCAGCTGCGTTTTCATTGGCACCAGCGCGTGGGTTAAAGGTACCTGACTTAAAACCTTGTGAGTAGCTGGCAAAATACATGGTATCGCTGTCAGCTTGATATTCAATACCTATACGTGGCGTAAAGCGTGACCATTCATCAGATTTCATGGTATCTAAAATGCCATCACCGTTACTATCTTTACCTAACACTTGTGTTTGCGGTAAATTAGGATCTTGCGTATAGCCGTCAATCCAGTTGTCGTAAGGGTATACAATGCTTGCGTAAGTATCTGAATACACATCAGCTTTACGTTCTTCTTTGGTATAACGAGCACCTAGTGTTAACGACATTTTGTCGGTTAAATCAATATTGCTTTGTATATAGGCAGCAACAGAGTCGCTCTCATTACAGCCTGATTTTTCAGCTGTTAAACTTAAAAAGATGATCGCATCATACTTACCGCAAGACTCACCTGAATAGTGATATAAACCACCCACTATATTAAAGCCATTACCACGGTAACTTGCTTGGATCTCATGGCTTGAGTTTTCGTCATCATACACCGCAGGTACATCAAAAATTTGCAAGCTAGTGTTATCAAAATCTATATTAGTTGGTGAATAACTTTCACGGCTTGCTCCCACGTACTTGAATGAGAGGTTATCAGTTGCTTGCCAGTCGATGGTTAAACTTAAGCCCTCAAGTTCAACTTTATTCCAAGTCGGCAAGCTGGTGTAAGAATCAAATTTGCTATCAGGAATAGCAGCATCTGGTGCTAATAAACTTGGTAGTAGTCGATACCCGCCCTTGGAATTTGAATCATCATCTGTTTTATCCCACGCTAAACGCATGAAGAGGTTATCAGTGGCATGATATTCTAATGTTAAACGAGATGCAGTTAGATCTTTGTTATAGTTTTCAGTATCTTCACCGGCAGGCGCTACCAAAAATTCACCAAAACCATCACGATTTAATGTGCCGTGGCCAAAGCCAAGATAAAGTTTTTCATCAATTAAGGGAATTTGCCCCGTAATTTTTAAATCACGTTGGTTATAACTGCCCACCGTTGCTTCAATATTAAATTCAGTATCACCTGACATAGGTTTGGTGACATACTTAATAGCACCACCTGTAGTATTTTTACCATAAAGTGTGCCTTGTGGGCCACGTAGCACCTCAATGCGTTCAACATCGAGTAAATCTAGCACAGCCCCTTGCGGTCGAGCCATGTAAACGTCATCGATATATATACCAACACCCGGTTCATAGCCCCATAAAGGGTCTTGTTGACCAATACCACGAATGAAGGCAGTAAGTGTTGAGTTTGTTCCTCGGCTAGCTTGTAACGTGGTGTTTGGAGAAAATCGCTCTATCTCAGTAATGTTTGCAATACCATTTTCTGCTAATTCTGCAGCGCCAACTGAAGTGACGGCAATAGGTACTTCTTGTAAACTTTCAGTGGTTTTACGCGCTGTAACTTCAATGCGTTCTAACCCTTGTTTTTTAACGGCTTCTTCTTCTGCCGCAATAATATTACCTGAAAAGATCGCTGAACTAATTGCGATAGCACAGAGTGATTTGCTGTAGCGTGAAGCCTTGTTCACATTTATGTTTGTATATTTCATACTTCCCCCGATGGATTTCTTCTTATCTTTTTTATCTATAGGTTTATGTTTATCGTTATTTGTTGTGATTATGTTTCAGTCGCTTATTAATCTAGTCGAAGCGTTTCCATCTGTATGTGGTACTTAAGTACTATACCTATTTCTGCGTTCGCGTTTAATAATGAATGAGTCATTTACGTATTGAATGTTGATAAAAGCATCAACCGTAAATATGCCGCGTGTTGTGAGTGAACTATTTTCAGTCAAAAAATAACTCTAATATAACGCAGGAACGGCTTATGATAAGTATGATTGGCTTGGTAGGAGGGCTTATATTGCTCGTGATTCTTACCATGCGGGGGATGAATTTATTCATTAGCGCCCCATTGTGTGCACTTTTTGTTGCACTAACAAATGGTATGACGTTACTCACGGGTGATGTACATTTTGTTAGTACCTATATGTCAGGCTTTACCAGCTTTATTGCTGCTTGGTTTTTCATGTTTTTGCTTGGTTCATTGTTTGGTAAATTCATGGAGGATACTGGTGCAGCTGACAGCGTAGCACGATATATTGTCGACAAACTTGGCATGAAAAAAGCGGTATTTGCTGTTGTAGCTGCCTGCGCCATTTTAACTTATGGCGGGGTTAACTTATTTGTGGTCGCTTTCTCGGTTTATCCTATGGCGTTAAGTTTGTTTAAAGATGCAAATTTACCACGTCGTTTTATTCCAGCAACGCTTGCCTTCGGTTCTGTTACCTTCACCATGACATCTGCTGGCTCTCCAGAAATTCAAAACTGGATCCCAATTAAGTATTTAGGCACCACACCTTATGCTGGTTGGGAAGTCAGTTTGGTCGTTGCTTTGTTTATGGCATTGTTTGGTTATTGGTGGCTTAACCGTTTAATTGGTAAAGCTGTCGCTAATGGTGAAGTGTTTGAACACAGAGAAGATGACCCTGAAATACCTGAACGTGATTATCCACATCCAATCACGGGTGTGATTCCTTTATTAGTGGTACTTGGCTTATCGTTTACGTTACATCATGATTTTGGTCATAACGCATTAATTATTGCATTAGCTGGTGGTGTACTCAGTATTTTAGCGATAAACAATAAATACTTTCATCACCTATCAAACGCAGTAACCGAAGGAACGAATGGTGCGTTAATCGCTATTGGTAACACTGCCGCAGTGGTTGGTTTTGGTGCTGTCGCTAAATCAACAGACGGCTTTCAGCTAGCAGTAGAAATTATGACTCAGGTACCCGGTAATGAACTCATCGGCGCTGCTGTTGCGGTAACCGTGATTGCAGGTTTAACTGGCTCTGCTTCAGGTGGCCAAGCAATCGCATTACCGTTATTAGCACCGCATTATTTAGATCAAGGGGTTAATCCAGAAGAGCTTCACCGTGTAGTGGCAATCAGCTCTGGTGCATTAGATACCTTACCGCATAACGGTTATGTTGTTACAACGATAAGAGCAATCTGTAAAGAAACGCATGCGAGTGCATATTTGTCGATGTTTGCTATGACAGGTATCGTCCCTCTGATAGGCTTAATACTTGCTATTAGTTTGTTTATATTATTTTAATAAAAAGAGAACCTTATGATGAATTTTCAACGCACAATTTGTTTATTTTTACTTGTGTTTGCTAGCAACCTTTGGGCAAGCGAGCTTATCGTAGAAAAACAAAAGTTCACCTTAGATAACTTCAAAACCTTTAATGGCAAATTAATCAAGCAAGTGAATGTTGGCTGGGAAGCTTACGGCACATTGAATGAAGATAAATCGAATGTCATTTTAATCACTCATTACTTCACGGGTAATTCACATGCAGCAGGAAAATACAGTAAGCAAGATGCAATGCCTGGTTATTGGGATAGCATTATTGGCCCTGGAAAAGCCATTGATACCAATAAATACTATGTGATCAGCTCTGATACGTTAGTTAATGCTAGTGCCTTTGATAAAAAGGTTATTACAACTGGGCCTGCAAGTATCAACCCTGAAACGGGTAAGCCTTATGGATTAAGCTTCCCAGTAGTAACCATTCGCGACTTTGTTAATGTACAAAAAGCACTAATAGATAGTTTAGGAATTAACAAATTACATGCTGTGATTGGCGCTTCTATGGGATCAATGCAAGCGTTAGAGTGGGCTGTCGCTTACCCTGATATGGTTGAACGTATGGTGTCAGTTATTGGTATTGGCCAATCTGATGCGTGGTTAGTCGCAGGATTAGAAAAATGGTCAGCACCAATCAAACAAGATCCAAAGTGGAATAACGGTGATTATTATCAAAGTGAAGCTCCTAATACGGGTTTAATGTATTCGCTTGCCACTATTACTCAAGAAGCAATGCATCCTGCGATTTTTAATGCTTCGAATCCTACCCATAAGAATATAGTAGATGGCGCTTTAAACGATATTAATGCAACGTTTCCTGTGGTTGATTGGCTATATGGCGCAGCAAAAGCCAGAGTAAATACAATGGACGCTAATCATATTTTGTATCTTGTGCGGGCAAGTCAACTATTTATTGCAGGACATAATAATGATTTATCAGCAAGTTTAGCGAAAGTAACCGCGAAGTCACTGTTTTTACCAGCTACTAACGACTTATTGTTGTATCCAGAAATGGCGAAAAAAACCCATGAAATGTTAGGGGATAAAAGCCAGTACGAAGAAATTAATGGCATGTGGGGACACTTAGACGGTTTATTCACCATACAACAAAAAGCTAAAACGTTAAGTGACTTTTTGGAGCAGGAGTAATGAAAAATAAAACGGTCCTTATTACCGGAGCTGCAAGCGGTATTGGCTTTAGCATTGCTCAATTACTGGCAAAGCAACAGGCGTCGGTGATTATCACCGATGTCAGCGAAGAAGCGGCGCAACAAGCAAAACAAACATTAATAGCAGAAGGTTTTTCTGTTGATGCATATAAACTTGATGTAACCAATGAAAATGATATTGCTCACTTAGTGGAAACACTCGGCAATACACCAATTGATATTTTAATTAATAATGCAGGCATACAACACGTTTCACGGTTAGAGGAGTTCCCGATGGGGGCTTGGCAAAAAATCGTTGATATATTGTTAACGGGGCCGGCAAGAACCTGTAAAGCAATATTACCTAAAATGCGTGAACATGGTTTTGGACGCATTATTAATATTGGTTCGATTCACGGTTTAGTTGCCTCACCTTATAAATCGGCCTATGTGGCAGCTAAGCACGGATTAATCGGTTTTTCTAAGGTTATCGCGCTAGAAACTGCTGATTGCGATATCACGATAAATACCATTTGTCCTGCGTATGTCAAAACCCCTCTAGTGGAAAAACAAATTGCAGATCAAGCAAAAGAACATGGCATTAGCGAGGATGAGGTGATTGAAAAAATAATGTTGGCACCAATGCCGAAAAAAGCCTTTATCGATATGGAAGAAATAGCCGCAACCGTGCAATTTCTTGCGAGTGAAAATGCCAGAAATATGACCGGTCAAGCCCTAGTGCTGGATGGCGGTTGGACAGTTAAATAGGAACAAACATGTCAGGATTCAATAAGGTAGTGGCAAGTTACCAAGAAGCACTTGCTGGTCTTGAAGACAATATGACGATCATCGCCGGTGGTTTTGGTCTTTGTGGGATCCCAGAAAATCTAATTAGTGAAGTAAAACGTAAAGGTACAACAGGGCTCACAATAGTTTCTAATAATTGTGGCGTTGATGACTTTGGTTTAGGTGTATTACTAAAAGATCGTCAAATAGCAAAAATAATCGCGTCATACGTTGGCGAAAATGCAGAGTTTGAGCGTCAAATGTTAAGTGGTGAATTAGAGGTTGTTTTAACACCGCAAGGTACACTAGCGGAAAAAATGCGTGCGGCGGGTGCCGGTATTCCTGCTTTTTATACGGCTACGGGCTATGGCACACCAGTGGGTGAGGGCAAAGAAGTACGAGACTTCAACGGTAGAAGTTACATTCTTGAAGAAAGTATCAAAGGCGATTTTGCTTTAGTTAAAGCATGGAAAGCTGATACCTATGGTAATCTCATTTATCGTAAAACCGCGCGAAACTTTAATCCGATGGCGGCAACTGCTGGAAAAATTACTGTTGTAGAAGCCGAAGAAATTGTACCCGCTGGAGAGCTCGAACCCGATCAAATACACACACCTGGAATTTATGTTGATCGTTTAATTCAAGGTAAGTTTGAAAAGCGTATTGAGCAAAGAACCGTTAGACAAAGCGAAGGGGAATAACCGTGGCATTATCACGAGAACAAATGGCAAAGCGTGTTGCACAAGAGTTACAAGATGGTTTCTACGTTAATTTAGGTATTGGCATTCCAACATTAGTAGCAAACTACGTACCGTCGAATATGGAAGTCATGTTGCAATCAGAAAATGGCCTACTTGGGATGGGACAATTTCCAACTGAAGAAGAAATTGATGCTGACTTAATTAACGCGGGTAAACAAACGGTTACGGCTGCAAAAGGTGCCTCAATTTTTTCTAGTGCTGAATCATTCGCGATGATACGTGGTGGTCATGTAGATTTAACGGTATTAGGTGCGTTTGAAGTTGACGTATACGGTAATATCGCTTCTTATATGATCCCCGGAAAGTTAATTAAAGGTATGGGGGGGGCGATGGATTTAGTGGCAGGTGCCGATAATATTATCGTAACCATGACACATGCCTCGAAGCATGGTGAATCCAAACTCTTATCTCAATGTACTTTACCTTTAACCGGCAAAGGGTGCATCAAAAAAATATTAACCGATCTAGCGTATATTGAGATCATTGATGGTAAGTTTCATTTGCTCGAATACGCACCAGGCGTTTCAATTGAACAAATCAAAACGCTCACCCAAGGCGACCTCGTGGTGAGCGAGCAAGTAAAAGAGATGAATATTTAACTATTTAAGCGCTTTAGTTAGAAACATAAGCGCTTTTTTTATTTATCGCGCTACGCTTTATTGAGCGCTTTCATTAATGATTCTATAGCTTTAAAACCATATCCGTGTTTGTTTTCTGTTGCAACTTTATCGAAAAAATGTCGCTTATGTCGAGAGTACGGTTCAATGCTTATCTCGACGGTTTTCGCCGCTAGGATTCGCTCAAACATTTCTATCGGCATTCTGTAAGCTAAGGTAGAACTTTCAACATCACCACGCATACCAGGGAATGCGCCTGAGTGACTATCAAATTGTGTAACTTCTTTTCCCTTAACTAAAACAACCGGTACTTTATCGATATATAAAGTGGTTTGTTTTAAATTAAATCCAGCCCTGAAGTGAACAAGTAAAGTAACTTCGTTGGGTGATTCAGCCGTCCAAGTCGCACCTAACCATGAACAATTGTCGGTTAATAAACATAAATTTCTTCTTGGTTTGGCAACAATAGAGGCAATTTCGTTATTATTATTATATTCAATGACTGCTTGTTCTGTATTTTCTTCAGGTTTAGTTGATGCACATCCTGAAATGACAGCCAGTAATATTATTAATTTGAAGTAATGCATAAAAATTCCTTGTAATATTCATTATTTTATCTCGCCAGACTACATTTCTATCATACTTAATTAGTAATAAATAGGTACTTATACCAATTCGCATAAATATTCGGTCATTCAGCGAGAATTAAACGCTTTAGAGGCACGGCGTTGATTGCAGAGAATGGTTATTCAGGAGAACGTGCTCCTGCGTTCTCTAATAAGCTACATCCTTGTAGCGTCCTTGTTAAAATCAACAACACGGGCTATGAAGCGTTTAAACTCGCCCTTTGGGAGCGTGTTAGAGGCGCGATAATTGCGCAAAACGTGTTTGATGTAGAACAACTATACCTGCACACGTTTCGCTTATTCTTCCATCTCTAACATCGCTCTGAACTGACTTAATCTTTATGCCAATTGGTATTATTTAATACCTTAAAGGTTAACTGTAGATTGTCGATCTTGAAAAAATATTTAAATGCGCTCAATCATCGACATGGTGTTTAGTGCGCAATGTGCGATAATTAATGGCCATAGGTTTCTGTTAAAGACAACATAAGCTATGCCCATTGCTAGGCCGATTAACCCTACAGTAATTGAACGTTCAGATAAATCGTAAGAATGTCTAAAGCCGAAAATAAAAGCCTGTAAAATAACCGCAATGAAAGTCGAAAACCAAGTATTAAATAATGCTTGTTCTATCCAATTAATTAAAAAGCCTCTATCGAGAATTTCTTCTAATGCTGATTGTAGCCAAATGAAAGGTATTATCATAAAAAATAATGACCAGTTATTTGAAAGTTTTCCAAATTTAGATTCTGCTTGTTCGTTAGAAAGGTCGGGGGCTAGTTGAAATCCGAGTTCTTGTTTGAACAACTGAAAAATAATAATAGATAAGATGGTAAAGGCAAAAATAAACACGGTTACGAAAAGTAACTTTTTAAAACTTTCAGGTTTGAAAAGGCCAAGTTTTGCTAATGAAACGTGCCTAAAACGAATAAAAGTTATAGCAACAACAAGTGTTGAAAGTGACCAAAATAGACCGTTAGTGATAAAATTATGTTGTTCAAAATAAATCTCGCGTATTAAAAACATTACTGAAAGGTAAATGGCAAGGTCAATGCAATAAGTGTATTGCGACTTACGATATACGGATATAAATGAACCGATTACATTCTTTCTTCCTGAAAACATAAAATACCTCAAGTCAACGTTTATACGCCACCTACAATCTCACGTAAAGCTGCTAGGTGTCCGTTATATGCTTCTCGTCCTGTTTTTGATAATGACAGCCATGTTCTTTGTCTGCCCATATGAGTACGTTTTTGTGCACAAAGATATTGAGCATCTTCAAGTGATTTCAAATGTTTTGAAAGCACAGAATCACTTACGTTAAGCTTTTCTCGTAATACTTTAAATTCTATTTCTGCAGTTGCCGCTAGAATGGCACAAATTTGTAAACGATTTTGTGCATGAATTAGCGGATCAAAGCTGACGTTACTCATGGTGACTGTTGTCCTTAATGTAATTGCCTGTTGAGTAATGATGCAATAAATATGCGAGTACTAGCGCATTGAGTATACCGCCAATGTAGGCGGCATATTCTAAGCCATTTACGCTTAATATGCGGGTGAGAATGATGACTGCCGCAAAAAAAATACCGGAAAATAAATGAAAAAAACATTCACTTTTACTTTTTGGTAGTACCTTAGGCTTTATGCCAAGTAAATGACTGCTGTAAAGATAAAAGGCGACACTTGCTAGAAAACAAATTGCTGAAATAATTAAACCGAGCATCCAAAGGTTTTCATGTCGGGTAGATGCCCAAGAAAAGGTCATCATTCCGTAAAAAAAGGCCATAATGACCGTCAGCCAAAGTGGCGGTCTGATAAGTTTATTGGTACTGCTGTCTATATTGGCTAAACTATCGAGTGCTAGTTGAGCTTCCTCTGTCGATACTTTTTGTTCTTTATTATTCATGATTACGTCCTTTACTTTCCGATGTGGAAAGTAATATAAGTCATACTTTCCAAGTTGGCAAGTTAAAACTTTCCATAGTGGAAAATAATTAGGTGTTTTAGATTTATATCATTGAATTTAATTTTTTATATATGTATTCAGTATGAAAAATTAACGAGAATTTTTGATTTTTTTACTGGTAGATTCCCTCTTTACCAGTCGCGGAATATGTTTAAATGTGGTTTCGGCCACAATATTTTCTTCTGGTTTTGTCATGCACAAAGCCAAATTTGCTGCTTGTTTAGCCATTTCCACGATAGGATAGTGTAGAGTAGTTAGTTTGGGTCTTGAATAACGAGACAATAAAACATCATCAAAGCCGATGACTGAAACGTCGTTTGGCACACGGTACCCGTTATCTTCTAGCGTAGAAATAGCACCAATTGCCATTGCATCATTGTATACAAATAATGCGGTAAAGGGGTGACTACTAGCGAGTAGGTTTTGAGCGGCAATCTCTCCACCTTGCAGGGTAGGGGCTTGATATTCTATAAGTTGTTCTTTGAGTGTTAAATCATGCTCTGACAATGTTTCTTTAAAACCTTTAAGCCTTAGGGCAGGATCTTCTATAGGGTAATGACTGCTTATACAAGCAAGCTTTTGATGTGATAGCGCGATTAAATGACGTGCTGCTATTTTGCCTCCTTCCATGTTATCTAGCCAAATACAGCGATTTTCTAAACCTTTAACCATTCTATCGATCACAACTAAGCCTTTTACTTTTTGGCTTAATTCGTTAAGTTGGCTTTCACTTAATGCCTTGCTGTGCACCACCATCACATCGCAACGTCGCTCAATGAGTAAATTGATTGCTTGCATTTCAGATTCAGCATTAACTTGACTGGTACTTAATAATAATTGTCTATGATGTTCGCGAGCAACCTGTTCTACGCCACTGGCTAAAGAAGCAAAAAAAGGATCAGTTATATCAGGGATCACAACGCCAATAGTTGTGCTTTTTTGTGTTACAAGTGCTCTAGCATTTTCATTCGGTGTGTAACCAAGTTGCAGCATCACTTGACTGACTTTTTCTTTGGTTTTAGCACTTACTTTTGGACCGTTATTTACCACTCGGGATACTGTTGCTACAGATACACCTGCGATACGAGCTACATCTTTAATTGTTGACATATGTAAATGTTTACATTTATTAAGTATTTAACTAGTGCACAGTATATATAAGCAATGCTGCTGGTGCAATATGATAAATTTGTTCCTAAAAAGTAAGCTTGTAATAAAAAGGGAAAACGTTTACATTTACGTCAAATTTACAAGATGGAATGAGTGTATGACTATCGAATTCGATCCAACGGAACATCCACATCGCAGGTTTAATCCCTTATTGCGAGAATGGGTACTGGTTTCTCCGCATCGCGCAAAACGCCCTTGGCAAGGACAAGTAGAGGCAGTTGCTGAGCAACAATCTGTCTCGCATGATCCAAATTGTTATTTATGCGCAGGTAATACGCGTATAAACGGTGAAGTCAATGAGCGTTATGAAACAACGTTTGTCTTTACTAATGACTTTGCTGCGTTAAAAACGGATACCCCACAAGTACAAAATAATGATCCGCTATTTCGAATGGCAACAGAGCAAGGAGAAAGCCGAGTGATCTGTTTTTCTCCTGACCACAGTAAAACCTTGCCAGAATTATCAGTACCTGACATTAAGCATGTTGTTGATACTTGGCAAGTGCAATGTGAAGCGTTAAGCGAACAATACCAATGGATACAAGTGTTTGAAAATAAAGGGGCGGTTATGGGCTGCTCTAATCCACACCCTCACGGGCAAATTTGGGCACAGCAGCAAATTCCAACCTTGGCAGATCGTAAATGCCGTTCTCAGTTAGTGTACTTTAATCAATACCGTAGCAATCTATTGAGTGACTATGCTGTAAAGGAAATAGAACAAGATCAACGTGTTGTTGTACTAAACGACGACTGGGTTGTGGTGGTGCCATATTGGGCAGCATGGCCCTTTGAAACGCTGTTATTACCAAGGTTTACAGTGTCTAGAATGGTTGAATTAACTGAACAACAAAAAACATCACTTGCCGATATCTTGAAAAAAATTGCGACTAAGTACGATAACTTATTTCAATGTTCTTTCCCTTATTCAATGGGATGGCATGGCGCACCGTATGATGGTGAAAAACATCCTGAATGGACATTACATGCGAGCTTTTTACCGCCGCTATTACGCTCAGCAACAGTAAGAAAATTCATGGTTGGCTATGAAATGTTAGCGGAAGCACAGCGTGATTTAACGCCAGAGCAAGCAGCAGAGAGGCTAAAGGCATTACCAAGTACACATTATAAGGAGGCTATGTAATGGTTCAAAAAAATACTATTAATGCTTTATTTAAACAATGTTATCAACAAGAGCCGGATGTGATTTGTTATGCGCCTGCGCGGGTCAATATTATTGGCGATCATACTGACTATAATGATGGTTTTGTTTTTCCCGCTGCGATTGATTGTGGTACCACCATCGCCGCGTCTAAACGTGATGATCAATTAGTCAAAGTGTATTCACATGATTTTGGCAAAAGTTCTACAGAATTTGTTTTAAATCAGTTTAGCTTTGATACCGAACACATGTGGTGTAATTACATTAAAGGTTCGGTCCAAGCATTAATGGAAAAGTACCCTAACCTTAGAGGCGCTAATCTAGTGGTAACGGGTAATGTCGCGCAAGGGGCAGGGTTAAGTTCATCTGCCAGTTTTGAGATGGCAATATTGAAAACCTTTACCTCGTTATACAAATTAGAGTTAGATGGAAAAACTGCCGCTAAAATGGGACAGCAAGCTGAGAATGATTATGTTGGTTGTAATTGCGGCATCATGGATCAACTGATATCGGCTATGGGCAAGAAAGGCCATGCAATGTTACTTGATTGTCGAGATTTAACGTTTGAAGATGCGCCAATTTCAGACGAGTTATCATTGGTTATTATTAATTCTAACGTTAAACGTGGATTAGTTGATAGTGAATATAACTTACGTCGTGAGCAATGTGAACAAGTTGCCAAGCACTTCGGATGTAAAGCTTTACGTGATGTTACGTTAGCGCAATTAGAGTCAGAAAAAGAACAACTGTCAGATGTGCAATATAGACGAGCCAAACATGTGATCACTGAAAATGCTAGAACTGTCGCAGCATTAACGGCATTCAAATCTTCAGACATGTCGACGTTGAGTCAGCTAATGGCTGAGTCACACCAATCGCTTCGGGATGACTTTGAAGTAACGACAAAAGAAATGGATGGTCTAGTGGATATTGTGAGCGCACAAATTGGTAATCAAGGTGGTGTACGCATGACCGGTGGTGGATTTGGCGGTTGTGTTGTTGCTTTGATGCCAAAAGCACTCGTTGAAAAGGTGACTGAGCAGGTAAATATTCAATACCCAGAGCAGTTTGGCTTAACAGCAGATATTTATATTTGTCATGCATCACAAGGTGCATTTAGACATATTGACGAATCTTGATTGATTACAGGATAAACCATGAAAATTTTAGTCACCGGTGGTGCTGGTTATATTGGCTCTCATACCGTTTTATTGCTTTTAACAAACGGCTTTGAAGTTGTTGTACTTGATAATCTCAT
The Thalassotalea hakodatensis genome window above contains:
- a CDS encoding GntP family permease, encoding MISMIGLVGGLILLVILTMRGMNLFISAPLCALFVALTNGMTLLTGDVHFVSTYMSGFTSFIAAWFFMFLLGSLFGKFMEDTGAADSVARYIVDKLGMKKAVFAVVAACAILTYGGVNLFVVAFSVYPMALSLFKDANLPRRFIPATLAFGSVTFTMTSAGSPEIQNWIPIKYLGTTPYAGWEVSLVVALFMALFGYWWLNRLIGKAVANGEVFEHREDDPEIPERDYPHPITGVIPLLVVLGLSFTLHHDFGHNALIIALAGGVLSILAINNKYFHHLSNAVTEGTNGALIAIGNTAAVVGFGAVAKSTDGFQLAVEIMTQVPGNELIGAAVAVTVIAGLTGSASGGQAIALPLLAPHYLDQGVNPEELHRVVAISSGALDTLPHNGYVVTTIRAICKETHASAYLSMFAMTGIVPLIGLILAISLFILF
- a CDS encoding CPBP family intramembrane glutamic endopeptidase codes for the protein MFSGRKNVIGSFISVYRKSQYTYCIDLAIYLSVMFLIREIYFEQHNFITNGLFWSLSTLVVAITFIRFRHVSLAKLGLFKPESFKKLLFVTVFIFAFTILSIIIFQLFKQELGFQLAPDLSNEQAESKFGKLSNNWSLFFMIIPFIWLQSALEEILDRGFLINWIEQALFNTWFSTFIAVILQAFIFGFRHSYDLSERSITVGLIGLAMGIAYVVFNRNLWPLIIAHCALNTMSMIERI
- a CDS encoding transcriptional regulator, translated to MSNVSFDPLIHAQNRLQICAILAATAEIEFKVLREKLNVSDSVLSKHLKSLEDAQYLCAQKRTHMGRQRTWLSLSKTGREAYNGHLAALREIVGGV
- a CDS encoding CoA transferase subunit B, which translates into the protein MALSREQMAKRVAQELQDGFYVNLGIGIPTLVANYVPSNMEVMLQSENGLLGMGQFPTEEEIDADLINAGKQTVTAAKGASIFSSAESFAMIRGGHVDLTVLGAFEVDVYGNIASYMIPGKLIKGMGGAMDLVAGADNIIVTMTHASKHGESKLLSQCTLPLTGKGCIKKILTDLAYIEIIDGKFHLLEYAPGVSIEQIKTLTQGDLVVSEQVKEMNI
- a CDS encoding 3-hydroxybutyrate dehydrogenase — protein: MKNKTVLITGAASGIGFSIAQLLAKQQASVIITDVSEEAAQQAKQTLIAEGFSVDAYKLDVTNENDIAHLVETLGNTPIDILINNAGIQHVSRLEEFPMGAWQKIVDILLTGPARTCKAILPKMREHGFGRIINIGSIHGLVASPYKSAYVAAKHGLIGFSKVIALETADCDITINTICPAYVKTPLVEKQIADQAKEHGISEDEVIEKIMLAPMPKKAFIDMEEIAATVQFLASENARNMTGQALVLDGGWTVK
- a CDS encoding CoA transferase subunit A — its product is MSGFNKVVASYQEALAGLEDNMTIIAGGFGLCGIPENLISEVKRKGTTGLTIVSNNCGVDDFGLGVLLKDRQIAKIIASYVGENAEFERQMLSGELEVVLTPQGTLAEKMRAAGAGIPAFYTATGYGTPVGEGKEVRDFNGRSYILEESIKGDFALVKAWKADTYGNLIYRKTARNFNPMAATAGKITVVEAEEIVPAGELEPDQIHTPGIYVDRLIQGKFEKRIEQRTVRQSEGE
- a CDS encoding TonB-dependent receptor, translated to MKYTNINVNKASRYSKSLCAIAISSAIFSGNIIAAEEEAVKKQGLERIEVTARKTTESLQEVPIAVTSVGAAELAENGIANITEIERFSPNTTLQASRGTNSTLTAFIRGIGQQDPLWGYEPGVGIYIDDVYMARPQGAVLDLLDVERIEVLRGPQGTLYGKNTTGGAIKYVTKPMSGDTEFNIEATVGSYNQRDLKITGQIPLIDEKLYLGFGHGTLNRDGFGEFLVAPAGEDTENYNKDLTASRLTLEYHATDNLFMRLAWDKTDDDSNSKGGYRLLPSLLAPDAAIPDSKFDSYTSLPTWNKVELEGLSLTIDWQATDNLSFKYVGASRESYSPTNIDFDNTSLQIFDVPAVYDDENSSHEIQASYRGNGFNIVGGLYHYSGESCGKYDAIIFLSLTAEKSGCNESDSVAAYIQSNIDLTDKMSLTLGARYTKEERKADVYSDTYASIVYPYDNWIDGYTQDPNLPQTQVLGKDSNGDGILDTMKSDEWSRFTPRIGIEYQADSDTMYFASYSQGFKSGTFNPRAGANENAADPEIVDSFEIGLKKDWTDNLRTNITAFATKHEDRQYIVVLPQENPTDLGQNLANAASSDVQGIEAEVTWLASENLTINMAYGHISADIEQDENINVPLVGLSNTPDNTFSVSANYLLETDMGIFMFNTGYYYRDEYIIFEDDDSLNQDGFGQVNASITWEGNDGNWYGGLHAKNITDEEYMVGGYNFTSRNPDGSYGPGFGGDTTLIGYYGDPRTIHLTVGYRF
- a CDS encoding E22 family MetX-like putative esterase, giving the protein MMNFQRTICLFLLVFASNLWASELIVEKQKFTLDNFKTFNGKLIKQVNVGWEAYGTLNEDKSNVILITHYFTGNSHAAGKYSKQDAMPGYWDSIIGPGKAIDTNKYYVISSDTLVNASAFDKKVITTGPASINPETGKPYGLSFPVVTIRDFVNVQKALIDSLGINKLHAVIGASMGSMQALEWAVAYPDMVERMVSVIGIGQSDAWLVAGLEKWSAPIKQDPKWNNGDYYQSEAPNTGLMYSLATITQEAMHPAIFNASNPTHKNIVDGALNDINATFPVVDWLYGAAKARVNTMDANHILYLVRASQLFIAGHNNDLSASLAKVTAKSLFLPATNDLLLYPEMAKKTHEMLGDKSQYEEINGMWGHLDGLFTIQQKAKTLSDFLEQE